From a region of the Panicum virgatum strain AP13 chromosome 2K, P.virgatum_v5, whole genome shotgun sequence genome:
- the LOC120659109 gene encoding uncharacterized protein LOC120659109, whose amino-acid sequence MRRVDARLEEARRAKIQALQEESTEPQIITRAKGKEIMLTEAERQEQYNKLPEEDLHCKALQEKIRAQRLMIEKMQAPQPPQPLPKGTVATNPLRNTRVRTRTIPVEEIFDQSEQEEEGANIGKNSVHFAGNDVGRILVDNGSSADILVWQCFVKMGFTEQALKKSQYPLIGFGGKRIEALGKIELNVTFGEGVTQRTEAITFDVVDINYPYNAIFGRNTLVKFAAVIHQSYLCMKIPSAGGVVTVYGNQEEARRCEDNAYSTNKTVHTIEATEEDTRTFVAEDMRRDHKNEGVSPAEHTKKVPLCEDVPDHLVIIGKELEEHEEVRLIQFLRNNQDVFAWSSSDLRGVSREVIEHTLTVNPKAKPIKQGQRSMSEERKKAAQGEVQKLLYAGVIREVQYPEWLANVVMVPKKNGKWRMCIDFTNLNKACPKDEYPLPRIDTLVDVVAGLEMLSMLDCFSGYHQIFMNKGDEEKTSFTTPFWTYCYIRMPEGLRNAGCTFYRMIKKVLGDQLDRSISAYVDDVVVRSKKKEDHIQDLRETFANLRRHGLKLNPEKCVFGVRRGKLLGCMITERGIEANPEKIEAIRQMKPPTTKKGVQKLTGRLASLNRFISRSAEKSLPFFKALKGAGNMQWGEEQAKAFEALKTFIENLAVMSSPSEKAELLLYIATSGAASRTTKFTPFKLLYGEEAVTPEEIKLKSWRTSERTDNIEEDIKPSIEAAKMQAAINLGKYQEETQRWKNKKVKPREIQEGDLVLRRIPKAKQKGKMHSKWDGPFIVASMVRPEACRLCTLEGVEDPYSWNKDMMQKYYV is encoded by the exons ATGCGAAGGGTTGATGCTCGCCTCGAAGAGGCGCGAAGAGCCAAGATACAAGCTCTTCAGGAAGAATCTACGGAGCCTCAAATCATCACGAGGGCGAAGGGGAAGGAAATAATGTTGACTGAAGCAGAAAGGcaagagcagtacaacaagCTGCCAGAAGAAGATCTTCACTGCAAGGCGTTACAAGAGAAGATCAGAGCACAACGACTGATGATCGAAAAAATGCAGGcaccgcagccgccgcagccactGCCGAAGGGCACGGTCGCAACGAACCCACTAAGAAACACAAGGGTCCGAACAAGGACTATACCAGTCGAAGAAATCTTTGACCAGTCTGAGCAAGAGGAGGAAGG AGCCAACATTGGCAAGAATTCAGTACACTTCGCTGGGAATGACGTCGGAAGGATATTGGTCGACAATGGCAGCTCCGCAGACATTCTGGTATGGCAGTGCTTTGTCAAGATGGGGTTCACAGAGCAAGCTCTGAAAAAATCGCAATACCCTCTCATTGGCTTCGGAGGCAAGAGAATCGAGGCCCTCGGCAAGATAGAGCTCAACGTCACATTCGGCGAAGGGGTCACACAAAGAACCGAAGCAATAACCTTTGATGTAGTGGACATCAACTATCCatacaatgccatcttcggtCGAAACACCCTGGTGAAGTTTGCAGCTGTAATCCATCAGTCGTATCTATGCATGAAGATACCTTCGGCAGGGGGAGTCGTGACCGTCTACGGCAATCAAGAAGAAGCGCGCAGGTGCGAAGATAACGCGTATAGCACCAACAAAACTGTGCATACCATTGAGGCTACCGAAGAGGACACAAGAACATTTGTTGCCGAAGACATGCGAAGAGACCATAAAAACGAAGGGGTCTCACCAGCAGAACATACGAAGAAGGTACCATTATGCGAAGATGTGCCTGATCATCTAGTGATCATCGGCAAGGAGCTCGAGGAGCACGAAGAGGTAAGACTCATACAGTTTCTGAGGAACAATCAAGACGTCTTCGCATGGTCTTCGTCCGACCTGCGAGGAGTCAGTcgagaagtcattgagcatacgCTTACAGTCAACCCGAAGGCAAAACCGATAAAGCAGGGGCAGAGGTCAATGTctgaagagaggaagaaagctGCACAGGGTGAGGTGCAGAAATTGCTATACGCAGGTGTCATTCGCGAGGTGCAATACCCAGAGTGGTTGGCAAATGTGGTCATGGTACCGAAGAAGAATGGgaaatggagaatgtgcatcgaCTTCACCAACCTCAATAAGGCTtgtccgaaggatgaatacccttTGCCTCGCATCGACACATTGGTCGATGTGGTGGCCGGCTTAGAAATGCTGAGCATGCTGGATTGTTTCTCCGGCTATCACCAGATTTTCATGAATAAGGGGGACGAAGAGAAAACTAGTTTCACCACTCCCTTCTGGACATACTGTTACATCAGGATGCCAGAAGGCCTTCGCAACGCAGGTTGTACATTTTACAGAATGATCAAGAAAGTGCTCGGGGATCAGCTAGACAGAAGCATCTCCGCATATGTGGATGACGTGGTCGTTCGAagcaagaaaaaagaagatcaCATACAAGATCTTCGTGAAACATTTGCAAACCTTCGCCGGCACGGGCTAAAGCTAAACCCTGAAAAATGTGTCTTCGGTGTTCGAAGAGGCAAGCTGTTGGGTTGTATGATCACAGAAAGGGGTATAGAGGCGAACCCTGAGAAGATCGAGGCAATCAGGCAGATGAAGCCGCCAACCACAAAGAAAGGAGTTCAAAAATTGACAGGTCGATTGGCTTCGCTGAACAGATTCATCTCCAGGTCAGCAGAAAAGTCTCTCCCATTCTTCAAAGCACTGAAAGGAGCTGGAAACATGCAATGGGGCGAAGAGCAAGCGAAGGCGTTTGAAGCCTTGAAAACATTTATAGAAAACTTGGCAGTCATGTCCAGCCCTTCTGAGAAGGCAGAGCTCTTGCTGTACATCGCCACTTCGGGTGCCGCG TCAAGGACAACGAAGTTTACTCCGTTCAAGCTCTTGTACGGCGAAGAAGCTGTCACGCCCGAAGAAATCAAGCTCAAATCTTGGAGGACGTCCGAACGGACGGACAATATAGAGGAAGACATAAAGCCTTCAATCGAGGCAGCAAAGATGCAAGCAGCAATCAACCTCGGCAAATACCAAGAAGAAACTCAAAGatggaagaacaagaaggtgAAGCCCAGGGAGATTCAAGAAGGGGATCTTGTGCTTCGCAGAATCCCGAAGGCCAAACAGAAAGGGAAGATGCATAGCAAGTGGGATGGACCATTCATTGTCGCCTCCATGGTGAGACCAGAAGCCTGCAGACTTTGCACACTGGAAGGTGTCGAAGACCCATACTCATGGAACAAAGATATGATGCAAAAGTACTATGTGTAG
- the LOC120659804 gene encoding tobamovirus multiplication protein 1-like — protein MRELASSLAAAGAYSSSYASSALRGWWVDVNESRQWQDGAFFSLAAAYALVSAVALIQLIRIQRRVPELGWTTQKIFHLMNFLVNGVRALVFGFHVHVFLLRTKVYKLVLLDLPGLLFFSTYTLLVLFWAEIYHQARSLPTDKLRPAYIAVNTIIYVLQVCIWIYLGINDNAAVELASKIFIVAVSFIALLGFSVYGGRLFFLLRRFPIESKGRQKKLYEVGTVTAICVTCFLIRCVVVASSAFDPDVSLEVLDHPILDLFYYTLTEILPSALVLFVLRKLPPKRVSAQYHPIN, from the exons ATGAGGGagctggcctcctccttggcgGCCGCCGGTGCCTACTCCTCCTCCTATGCATCCTCCGCGCTCCGGGGCTGGTGGGTCGACGTCAACGAGTCGCGCCAGTGGCAGGACGGGGCCTtcttctccctcgccgccgcataCGCCCTAGTCTCCGCCGTAGCACTG ATTCAGCTCATCAGGATCCAGCGACGGGTGCCCGAGCTCGGATGGACCACGCAGAAGATCTTCCACCTCATGAACTTCCTTGTCAATGGGG TTCGTGCTCTCGTATTCGGCTTCCACGTCCATGTCTTCCTCCTCCGCACAAAA GTGTATAAGCTCGTGTTACTTGATCTCCCCGGCTTGCTCTTCTTCTCCACATACACCTTACTCGTCCTCTTCTGGGCAGAAATATACCATCAG GCTAGGAGTCTCCCAACGGACAAGCTAAGGCCCGCATACATTGCCGTTAACACCATCATATATGTACTTCAg GTTTGCATATGGATATACCTCGGAATAAATGATAATGCGGCTGTTGAGCTGGCCAGCAAAATCTTCATTGTAGCTGTCTCCTTCATTGCCCTTCTTGGCTTTTCAGTATACGGTGGAAG GTTATTCTTCTTGCTGAGACGGTTCCCTATTGAATCAAAGGGGCGGCAAAAGAAGCTTTATGAG GTTGGGACTGTGACAGCAATTTGTGTGACCTGCTTCCTGATAAGATGTGTCGTG GTGGCATCATCTGCATTTGATCCCGACGTATCTCTGGAGGTTTTGGACCATCCAATCCTAGACTTGTTCTACTACACG TTGACGGAGATATTGCCATCTGCGCTAGTCCTCTTCGTCCTACGGAAGCTCCCCCCCAAGCGGGTATCGGCACAATACCACCCCATTAACTAG